The sequence ACGTATGTGCTCACCTGGCAGTCTGGCTCTTTAGCTGAATAATAGATGAGTGCCAGGCTTTTACACGCCATTAAAACCTGTGGCCGCCTCAGAGCAGGTACGGCTACCTGAGCCAGCTCCGTCCATTTATACCCCTCGCTCCATATCGCTCATTCACCCAGCCCGCTTGCTATCCATCTTCTTCTCTCTTGCCTCGCTTtctccaagaaaaaaaaagcaatcttcctccttctcaatggactatccatccattcagcCGTCGGCTCGTCCATTCTTATCCCCCCTCTAATCGCTTTTCCcgctgcttttcttttttctttttatgaaaGAGAAGCAGTTCCTGCTGAATAATCTAGAATCAATTCCACCGCGGCAgacgaaacaaaaacaagtgaatggAGACCCGGGGCGCTCGAGGGGGAAAAGGCAAGAGTCTGCACACAAGCCATTGTGCTCATTGCAAAGTTAACGGGACGCTGTTTGGATCCCCGAGTGGGGCGACATTTCAATCTTGCAAATTTCTCCTTTTTTAAAAGATTTACTCGGTTGTGTAATTCACACTTGCCGTGTTGGCAGACACTCAAGAAACCTGATCATCAGCGACCATCAGCGAGATAACTCCAAAAGAATAAGTTACAACATGACCTGGAgtgacagaaaagaaaaaaaaaactcaactcaAAATGTAACGCGCAATATCATGTGGCATCTCCATCTCATCCAAGTGATACTCTCAGCTTTGGGCCTTGTCTGAACAACTTTTACTTTTGCGCAGGGTTTGGAAGTGAGTCGGGGGGGGGTCCTCTCCAGGTCGGTTAGCGTGAAGGCTGACACAAATCTGGGCGAGAAGTATCAAAGTAGTGAGTTAAGGAAGGCAACAGTCACAAGATATCATCGTCAGCCTCATGTCTGCAGGTTGACTGTCAAAAGATGAGAAGCAAGCGCTGAGCGCTGAGAGCAACGGCGGAGTGGAGTGGAGCCAACCGGTAGCTGTCGTCTCCACCCCCGACCTTGGATGCGAGTACCTGTCACTTCTCCTTTTCTTACCCGAGAACCTGCCCTTGCGCGGGGGTACTCTGTTTTGCAGCAAGGTAAACAACAGTAGCGCCGGATCATTAATTAAGGCAcaatgttctgtgtttgaaCCCCTGCTTCGGCTTTCCCGTGTGGAGTTGGCATGTTCACCGcatttttgttaaagttttctccggaaaaataaaacctgcTCAAATAGAATAAGGAAGCATTTGCACCTCGTTTCTTGCGAGCTGCGGTAGATTGAAGCGCTTGGTGGAAATTTCAATGGACAGCTTAGGAAGGTTCAAGGTGAGGTCGCAAGGGGAGGCAGGTGCTGGTGGGACAACACAGGAGCAGaatacacccccccccacacacacacactctttccTCAGCAGTATCCtcaccccccgcccctcctTCCCCTGCGCTACCGTGTCAGAAGTGATAAAAAGTGCAGCACTTGGCGAGTGCTGACAAGCGATGACTAGCTGGCGGCAGGTGGGCAGTGCGGGCCGGCATATGCTTCCGCTAAATCCACCAAATCCACACCTCATCAAAATgcaccaaccccccccccccccaattccGCAGCTCTGCCCGCTAGTGACACCTGTGGACAAAAAGTGACACGGCGCTTAATATTTCATGGGGCGTGCACAGTGGGGCGCGTAATCCAAAGTGAATTCCCTCAGAGCGCTTGCATTTACATGAAATCAAGTCACTCCGCATCAGTCACATCACCTGCAAAGACCCCcggcccccccaccccccactgTAAGGCCACCCTCCCTTTCCGTCCACGTGCACACGATCGAGCAAAGGGGAAGAGGCTGCATCATTCATGAGGGTTAAGGCAGACCAGCGAGTGAGCGAAAGAGCAGTTTCTCTACTTTCCCTGCTTCCGTCTTACACCGTCCCGACTAAATGGATGCCGCTCTGCGTTCTAAGAAGCTGCGGTTAGGCcgctgtgtgcgtgcgcggtTTCAAATCgtgcctccttttttttctccaccgcTGCCAAAGCCTCACATCAACGAGGCATTTCGACCGCACAAGAGGGGCCGACCCTGCGCGGGACCGAGCGCTTCCTCCCTGCCAATTAGCTGACAGCGGGAAAATGCATCATTTATTAATCGCTCTAAAAAACCCCAAAGAGAGGATGGGGAGGACGGCACTGGGCAAAAATAAAGCACTTAAAAGCCTAGCCGCTGCCGCCGCGTTTGACAGCAAGTCCGTTAACGAGTGGTGAATTCTGACAATGTCGGCTATCTGTCACTGAGACGATTCCAGCGCTCCTCCTCTCCTTCAAGCTGATCCcggacaaaaacacaaagcgtCAAGCGTCTCCAAAAGCAGCGAGCCATTAAAACTGTCACAAAGAACAAAGGATTAGGAATTTTAAAAGACGCGGTGACAATCTTTCTCACAATCAAGAAGAGTGAAGTCATTTCACTcaaatttcattcaaattaaaaacataaataaataaatcaccatACTTTAGACCCACTGCCTCGTGACGACGGTCAAAACTTGGCACTATTCTTTTGCTTTAAAGTGCTGCCTTCATGATTTGTTTGTGGCCATGTTGTGGCTCCCCAAGAGGCATTTTAAAGCAGTCAAActctcaaaaagaaaaaaatatccatccaaCAGTCATAAACTCACAAGGCCATCTAATGTCCTGAAGGTGGCAGTAAAGTCTGGGACGCCATGAGGGGGCCCGGCTGGAATCAAGCTACTCAACGTTCACCTTCAACAACATTTCCTCAAAGTCGAGAGTGTTCTTGATTGCGAGAGGGAAGTTGGGAGCGCGTCTAAAAACTTTGCCATCTCCTGGCCGGGCCCTCCAGAGAGAGCACGTGTTTGCTTCATCCCCTCTCGCTCAAACGCTCTCACGCGGGGAGGGATCAGACCTCTTCGCCCTTGGCTGCCCCGGTCCGGTGAAATCCGTCCCAGTTGGGGAGGGGTGCCATTAATATTTGAGGTGAAGCGCTCCTTTTAAAAGCTCTTTCTGCTGCAAAATACCTCTCAtaatccccccccacccaatacatgcaaaaataacacaaaatgcTCGCTGTTCACATGGGACCTGCAGCCAGATGCTTGGCAGCTTGCTGtctatttttgtcattgttgggGTCTCACGGCAGCCCGGAGTTGAATTCTACTGATACTACGATCAGACGATGCCTCACTTTTACAAGTGCAACACGAGCGATAGCTTTTTACTACAAAATCGCAAtttcaatgtgtgtgcgtgtgtgtgtaccgtTTGCGTTGTTGTCCTTGACGGGCTGTGTCAGCAAGGGCCAGAAGTAATGGGGCCTGATGGGTAAGTTCTGTTctttcatcatcttcatcagcTCCAAAGACACATCTGCAAGGGAAGAAAGTAGCGCTTCATGCCGTGAGCACGGTTTAGCGTTGCGCAACGTTGCTGTAGCGTACCGGTCTTCTTGGCTTCCAGAGCGCATGACAGAGCGAAGGTGAGCGGCGACGTGTGCAACTGGCTGCCCTGCAGTTCTTTGCAGTAGTGGCCAATCTTCTCGATTGGCTGTCATTCAAAACAGTTGGTCAAAAGACAAGCACTGGAATGGACCCAAAACTCAATTCATGCTCTTTGAACTCGAACAGGCACCGTGTTCGTGTTGATGCAGTGCCTCAGGAAGAAATTTCCAAAGTTGGGTGAGTTGGCGGTGACGTCGTCCGACTGCAGGCTGGGGAAGGTTCTCAGGATGAGGAAAGCCGTGTCGTGGTGGCCTTGCGTGATGAGGCTCAGGCACAAGTTCATGGCATCTGTGAGACGAGTGTCGCTTTCAAGACAAACAACTCACAGAAAGGAAGACGGGAGTGTGCACTGTGTAGTCGCACCTGGAACGTAGCCCCTCTCGTGCCTCAGCCGCTCCACCATTTCGGGGACGTGCTGCTTGTGCCCAGCCTTGGCCAGCGTGTAGATCACCTCCATGATATCTCGGTCCATCAGACTGCAGTCGGCGCTCTCCGCCTCTTCCAGCGTCTGACGTGGACCAGGCATCACAGATATAAACATTTTGAGCACGCCAGGTGGAGTTTCATAAAGATGCTAACCTTCTTCAGGGCGTCTGCGTCTCCCTTGTCGGCGTAAGCGTTCAGCAGACACACAAAGGTGTCAGGACCCGGCTCAATTCCAGCTCCCCGCATGACGGACAGGATGTTCTTTGCGCTCTCTATGTCCCtgccacacacaaaacatttttagccATGGACATAAAACGTTGTGAGACAGACAGATCTATTtaaagtcaacaaaaaaagtttatgaAACAGATTCAGGGGCAAAAGCGGCGGCGCTCACCCTGCTCGCGCGTGCCCTGTTATCAGCGCGTTAAAAACAGCTTCGGTGATGGGAAGGTCTTTGCTCTTCATGAAACCCAAAATGGTGCTGGGAATGAAGCACAACAACTCGTAATCAGGGATTCAGAAACAACTTGAACAATCACAAAGGCATTTAACAAAGGCGTTTAACTTTGGGCTTTaccatgaaaacattttggacaCCTTGACATCTTCACTTGGTTTCGCTGCCAAATCATGGGTGGAGAGGTTTAACGTCAGGGTTTGTTATTACATTAATTCACccactgtgatgtcacaatCCAGGGAAAAATGAGGAGGGCTCGCTTGTGCACATTTAACCATAGTCTGACCTGTTTACTGAACTTCACCATTTGATGTGCAGCCACGAACTCCACTATTTTCATAGATGCAATTCAAGTGCATGCGTCTCCTTTAAAGCTCAGAAAATATATCCACAGGCTCACCTGGCACCTTCGATGTCTCCATTTTGGCAGTAGGCTGCGATGAGTCTCTGGTAGGTAACctataaacacaaatgacaacTCAAACAGAACCGTGCGCAAGAAGCAAGATAAAGGtccagatgatgatgatcttCATTGTTTACACGCTTTCTTCATCTTACTCTGTTTGGCAGGACGTTGGCGGCCTCCATCTTGGCCAGGAAGTCGGTGGGCGAGAACTTGAAGTCATTCTGCAGGTACACCTTCAGCAAGGCGTTGTAGTGACTCACGTCGTATTGTGCACCTAAGGGGGAGGACACAACAACAATTAGCTGCTATTCAGCTTGTCTACAGTATGTCATGTGTTCATTTTTAGGGATGGTGAAGATTCCGATTTTTGGTGGACAATGGGGGATGTTTGAatgttgtataaaaaaaaaaaaactacaatacaaaaataatataaatgacatataTTGGCTTGCCCATTCGTCGGTCAGGCCGTAATTATCAGCAAAAAGCGCCATTGTGTGAGAGCTCTCACCCAATTCCTTCAGCTTCTCCCAGACACGGTGAGCCAGCTCTGTGCGCTCCTCCAGGCCCATTTCTGGCAGCAGAGAGCCACAGCTCCGCAGCAGGAGCAGGGCCTGGTTACCACTTGGGTAACCTGCAACAACACCCCAACTTTGTACTCCTACTTCCTTCTATTTGGAGTGTTTGTCAGCGGCAATGACCTGTCCTGCAGATGTCGTGGAAGATGCGCAGCAGCAAAGTCTTGGTGACGCGGCCGGTCCTCCTCACCGAAGTGTCCAGCTTGGCCAAGGCCCAGTCGAACTGCTGGGCCTGCTTGGAGCGCACTGCCGTGCTGGGTTCGTCGTTCTTCTCCGTGGCTACTGCGTAGCTGCGGACGCATCCCGCTGCATGTGGCCACACATGACTGGAAGGGGTGAGGAAGAGAGCAACGCAGGGAAAGCAATATTTACATTCAGTCGAGATTAGGTGAATGGCCTTTCCTAGTCAGTTGTGCAATGGAAAATTATTCAATTTAGCTTACTTAgtccaaaatcttttattacTACAAccaatgcatttttctttcatctgtCTATGAAGCATAGTGACCAGCAGAATAATGACATGCTTTTCCACTAGATGGTATAATTATGGAACATATGCTTGTACATGCAGACATTCATAAACAGAATAAAAGGTTAGGTACAAACAGGCACACATTTCCCAGCAAGTAAGTAAATGTTTGAGTACATTCAGGCAGACGTGGTGGGCACGAGGCCACACTGAACACAGTGACCCACGCATTTGAGACTTTAACCTATCCTCCGTCCCCCTTCTCATTGTGACAATTGAATATAATTGCGATCATCTCATCAGTGCCCTTCAACCGACATTAACGTCGGATATGATTAATGGCAAGATGCTGCAATGCAAACTCTTCCTATTACACTCTAAAGTTACAATAATTAACCAATAATAATGACTCTGTGAAAATGATTAACTTAAACCTCATACATCATTTTATACACGACCTAAAAACAATGTTCATAACTGCAATGCAATTGTAAAAGtccaaaaaatgatttcaataGACCAAAAAGCTTGCGACATGTGCTTTATAACCTGATTACCAAACAGTgtgcctttttatttatttgatattacGCCTAGCGAACACCAGGGACAATGAATGTTATCATAACAGCgatacaaaaacatatttttgtgtaaAAGTACAAATCATGGTTGTCATTGAGTCTCAATGACATCTGCGCATCAGGCTAAAGCGCGTGGATGGCGGCTACCCAAGCTAGCGCCTTACCCGGCCTCGTTTCTCACACTCGGGCGCGTCCGTCGGGTCAAAATTCCCGTCGTGCCAACACCGACACTTCCGCTATACAACCGACTGAGTGGCAGTCCGATTCTTTCGGTCCCCACGATTTGGAGCAAGCCCGAAGGCGAAAATTTGAGGAACCGGGCTGATCTCAAGAGCGCGGCCATGTTTGCTGTTTCGCAGGGAGCAATGACGAGCGAGACTTCCGTGTTGCGTAAATAAAGGACCGCGAGACTTTGCACGCAACTTGAACGGGCCATTGAAAAGTAtggagattttattttatttcagaaCTAGCAACTAACAACCCATATTTTAACGATTCACTAAAGTACATAATGACAtattttgatccatccattttctgaaatgtaattttttttaataacttttGATAAAACTCACAATTCACCATCTCATTAAACTAGAATCTAGTACGTATTACATAAACCATGAAAATGATTcttgtgaaatgaaaacaaatagggGTTCAACTGGTTTATTCATGTGTTGCATCACAAACTTCCttaaaaaaatttattttaattcctGGATCAACATACTATTGCTTTTcctatttccttttttaaagGTCTCCTCAACGAGCGTCTTTGTTTCTTCCACATTTTTCCTTCGGCTCTCTCGTCGACCGTACTCGTTCCACAGCTCCAGAGCCAGCCCGCGTGTGCCACACGAATGATCCAGCGTCCAGGCTTGAAAGAATTCACACTTCTTGGAAGCCAGGAAGTATTTCTGTCTCCTTGCGCCTTCTTCTCCCCCCTTGGAGAGAGAGGCTCTGGCTTGGGAGAACGCTGACCGTAGCTGACTCAAGGCCGCCAGGATGTATCCCGCGACGTTATCTTTGTCTTTACCTGTCAGGACGTGAGCGGTGGCTTCTACTGCCAAGTCGGTGGCGCGGGATTCTTGTTTGTTGAGGTAGCCTCCTCCTAAGATGATAGCCTCTCCGCTGTGTACGGCCTCTTGGACAGAGTTAAAAACCTTGCTGGAGCTCAGCGCCTCCGACAAGGTGAGCATCGTGTCACAGAATTCAAACAGGAGCGAATCGGCGTCACCGTTGAAGAGCTGCAATGTGAAAGTATAGCAATAAAGAGTGTTGATCACACTGTAGCAGACCAATGGAGATGGATTGGAACATAAGGAGCTTAGTTTGGGGATCTTAGCAGAAATGGCAGGGACACCAGAGACCACCGAATTTGCCGTTTCATTCTTGCTCTTAgtctttttcactttttgatgTGAATTCTGAACCTCCTCCTCCAGTACCTCCACTAGTGCTTTCCCTACCTGGTCGTGTTCCTCCCACCACGGCCTCCACACTGGGATCAAGCCGGCAAGAGTGCCCTCCCTCAGCAGACCAGTAAACTTCTCCTTCTCACGGTTGTCAAGGAGCGCCCACAGCTCCTCTTCGGAGAACTTGTCAAGATCAAGCTCGGACAGATGTCGGGTCACGCTTTCCGCCGGCTCCTCATCGTCTTCTTGGCCTCCAATCTCTTCCAGTGTTCTCAACATGTCCTCCATCTCCCCCGCACTATCCGCTCCCGATTCCTGAAGCTCAGCTAATCTGGAAAGCAGGTCCATAGCCTCAATGTTGCCGGCTTGCTCCATTCCGGCTTCTCTTAACACGCTTTCCATTCCTCCGTTTGTAACTTGGGCTTTTTGTCTCAGTCTGAGCAGAATCTCatgcattttcttcttcccctcTTGGTCTGCCTCCCCTATGTTTCCCAACTCCTCAAGAACGGACTCCTTGTAGAACTCCTCTGAACACATGGAGTGATCCGGGCTGCGGTAGCAAGCCACACCGCAGTAATGCAAGTTGCACCGAGGGCAAGTGTAGCACGCAGGTTTGCACTTGCACAGCATGCACACTTTGGAGTTCTTCCCACCAGCTGAAGCCTGAGTGATGAACTCTTCTTGTCCAGAAGAAGCTCCTCTGCCGGGGAGCAGGATCCCATCCCTGCTGACCGCCGAAGCATTCTCTTCTTCATCCGACCACTCGTCCTTTGGACCGATGTCTGTCAGAAGATTCCTCACTGAAGGAGGAAGTGTCCGTCTCATTATTGGATTCATTATTGTCGAATCAGCGCAGGAGAACTCGGCGTCTGCAATGGAAGCAAAGGAGACTTGTATTCGTAGCACGTGCTCGATaacagacaaaaataaaaaatcattagCGTCAGTTGTAGGCTCGGCGAGTTCTTCTCAGTTGGTTACAAACACGTTGCGTGACATTTATGAAATTTCTACACCAACTTGGGAAAGTTAAATTGGATCTTTCACTCACCAAAACACGTCCGGGTTGTGTTGTCGCAGTGAATCagcgcgccgccatcttggattgtGATGACGTATTCTTAAAGAAGAAATGTTCTTTCTGGCGTTGCCAGAAATAAATCAGAGAATAGCTTTCCAAAAAGGTTCCAAAATAGGAAAAGtgggttattttgttgtttatttggtgGTCAAACTAATTATATAGAAAACTATAAACATATATGCAGTGTGGCTGCTGATCACTTGTAGATTTTCACTATTTGCATCTCatcaggcggctcggtggcgcactgggtagcacgtccgcctcacagttaggagggtgcgggttcgattccacctccggccctccctgtgtggagtttgcatgttctcc is a genomic window of Syngnathus acus chromosome 15, fSynAcu1.2, whole genome shotgun sequence containing:
- the znhit2 gene encoding zinc finger HIT domain-containing protein 2; the encoded protein is MNPIMRRTLPPSVRNLLTDIGPKDEWSDEEENASAVSRDGILLPGRGASSGQEEFITQASAGGKNSKVCMLCKCKPACYTCPRCNLHYCGVACYRSPDHSMCSEEFYKESVLEELGNIGEADQEGKKKMHEILLRLRQKAQVTNGGMESVLREAGMEQAGNIEAMDLLSRLAELQESGADSAGEMEDMLRTLEEIGGQEDDEEPAESVTRHLSELDLDKFSEEELWALLDNREKEKFTGLLREGTLAGLIPVWRPWWEEHDQVGKALVEVLEEEVQNSHQKVKKTKSKNETANSVVSGVPAISAKIPKLSSLCSNPSPLVCYSVINTLYCYTFTLQLFNGDADSLLFEFCDTMLTLSEALSSSKVFNSVQEAVHSGEAIILGGGYLNKQESRATDLAVEATAHVLTGKDKDNVAGYILAALSQLRSAFSQARASLSKGGEEGARRQKYFLASKKCEFFQAWTLDHSCGTRGLALELWNEYGRRESRRKNVEETKTLVEETFKKGNRKSNSMLIQELK